In one Campylobacter insulaenigrae NCTC 12927 genomic region, the following are encoded:
- a CDS encoding YqhA family protein, whose protein sequence is MLEKFFENLLVKSRLVTILPVIFGLIGAFVLFFIASYDVIKVLRYVFGYFMFSNSSVDLHEDIVGLIIGAVDLYLMALVLFIFSFGIYELFISEIEDFKQTKQSKVLEVHSLDQLKDKLAKVIIMVLIVNFFQRILQMQFNTVLDMSYLAGSILALCVGLYFLHKS, encoded by the coding sequence ATGTTGGAAAAATTTTTTGAAAATTTATTAGTTAAAAGTCGTTTAGTTACTATTTTACCTGTTATTTTTGGACTTATTGGAGCTTTTGTTTTATTTTTTATTGCAAGTTATGATGTGATAAAAGTTTTAAGATATGTATTTGGTTATTTTATGTTTTCTAATTCATCGGTTGATTTACATGAAGATATTGTAGGATTAATTATCGGAGCTGTAGATTTATACTTGATGGCTTTGGTTTTATTTATTTTTTCTTTTGGAATTTATGAACTTTTTATCAGCGAGATAGAAGATTTTAAACAAACCAAGCAATCTAAAGTTTTAGAGGTGCATAGTTTAGATCAACTAAAAGATAAACTTGCAAAAGTTATCATTATGGTTTTAATAGTGAATTTTTTTCAAAGAATTTTACAAATGCAGTTTAATACGGTTTTAGACATGTCTTATCTTGCGGGATCTATTTTAGCACTTTGTGTCGGATTGTATTTTTTACATAAAAGTTAA
- a CDS encoding shikimate kinase, with amino-acid sequence MNKKDNFLFVGFMGCGKTTIARAYAQRYDKFFIDTDELIKNKFNLEVHEIFSTYGESFFRNEEKKILHFLQHIKNSSIASGGGFIKQKKINEIGVVIYLKSTFEFIIKRLDKTQIHTRPLLSNLANAKILFDQRIQKYEKKADLIIDIENKEVEDIISQIHKEVK; translated from the coding sequence ATGAACAAGAAGGATAATTTCCTTTTTGTAGGTTTCATGGGTTGTGGAAAAACTACAATTGCACGAGCTTATGCACAACGATATGATAAATTTTTTATTGATACAGATGAATTGATAAAAAATAAATTTAACCTTGAAGTGCATGAAATATTTTCCACATATGGGGAATCTTTTTTTAGAAATGAAGAAAAAAAAATACTTCATTTTTTACAACATATTAAAAATTCCTCTATTGCAAGTGGTGGTGGATTTATAAAACAGAAAAAAATCAACGAAATTGGAGTTGTTATTTATCTGAAATCTACTTTTGAATTTATTATAAAAAGACTTGATAAAACACAAATTCATACAAGACCTCTGCTTTCAAATTTAGCAAACGCAAAAATACTTTTCGATCAACGAATACAAAAATATGAAAAAAAAGCAGATTTAATTATTGATATTGAAAACAAAGAAGTTGAAGATATCATTTCACAAATACACAAAGAGGTAAAATGA
- the trpS gene encoding tryptophan--tRNA ligase encodes MKVITGLQPSGDLHIGNYFGSIKQMLNMQEENQMYMFIANYHAMTSNQNGEVLQQNSLKAAAAFLSLGIDPQKSIFWLQSDIKEVLELYWILSQFTPMGLLERAHSYKDKIAKGLNSNHGLFSYPVLMAADILLFDAQIVPVGKDQIQHVEIARDIALKVNNEWGEVFTLPKAKINEEVAVVPGTDGSKMSKSYKNTIDIFTSQKVLKKQISSIVTDSIALEDPKEFSTCNIYNIAKLFLDKTQQENLQERYKKGGEGYGHFKLYLNDLINDHFAYAKNEYENLIENPSKIKEILEFGAQKARKTAQKTMEKIYAKIGL; translated from the coding sequence ATGAAAGTTATAACAGGATTGCAGCCTAGTGGAGATTTACACATAGGAAATTATTTTGGCTCTATAAAGCAGATGTTAAACATGCAAGAAGAAAATCAAATGTATATGTTTATAGCAAATTATCACGCAATGACTTCAAATCAAAATGGAGAAGTGCTTCAGCAAAATTCACTAAAAGCAGCAGCAGCCTTTTTAAGCCTAGGAATTGATCCACAAAAAAGTATTTTTTGGTTGCAAAGTGACATTAAAGAAGTACTAGAACTTTATTGGATTTTATCTCAATTTACCCCTATGGGACTTTTAGAAAGAGCACATTCATATAAAGACAAGATCGCAAAAGGTTTAAATTCAAACCATGGTCTTTTTTCTTACCCTGTTTTAATGGCTGCTGATATCTTACTCTTTGATGCACAAATTGTTCCAGTAGGTAAAGATCAAATTCAACATGTTGAAATTGCAAGAGATATAGCCTTAAAGGTAAACAATGAATGGGGTGAAGTTTTTACTCTTCCAAAAGCTAAAATCAATGAAGAAGTGGCTGTAGTACCTGGAACAGATGGTTCTAAAATGAGCAAATCTTATAAAAATACTATAGATATTTTTACTTCTCAGAAAGTTTTAAAAAAACAAATTTCTTCCATTGTAACCGATAGCATAGCTTTAGAAGACCCTAAAGAATTTAGCACTTGTAATATCTACAACATAGCAAAACTTTTTTTAGATAAAACACAACAAGAGAATTTGCAAGAAAGATACAAAAAAGGTGGCGAAGGATACGGGCACTTTAAATTATATCTAAACGATCTTATTAATGATCATTTTGCTTACGCAAAAAACGAATATGAAAATTTAATCGAAAATCCTTCTAAAATTAAAGAAATTTTAGAATTTGGTGCACAAAAAGCTAGGAAAACAGCGCAAAAAACAATGGAAAAAATTTATGCTAAAATTGGTTTATAA
- the hemE gene encoding uroporphyrinogen decarboxylase, which yields MIFIDACFKKQTPYTPVWMMRQAGRYLPEYMKVRSQAGDFLSLCKDYKKASEVSLQPVDILGVDAAIIFSDILVVPLEMGMELKFEKGEGPVFLNPIKDDRDLDALDIDKGVKNLNYVYDALKLTREQLSTDKALIGFCGSPWTIATYMIEGGGSKNYAKSKKILYQDPEFLHRILSKLTQVLKLYLEEQIKSGANAIQIFDSWASALEKDAFFKFSFKYMLEISDYIKNKYPQIPIIIFPKGISGFLDEIDGNFDVFGVDWSTPLKLAKEKLSYKYTLQGNMEPCRLYDKSSIKTGIENMLDIMQNTPYIVNLGHGILPDIPVENAKYFIRLVQESSKR from the coding sequence ATGATTTTTATTGATGCATGTTTTAAAAAACAAACTCCTTACACTCCAGTTTGGATGATGAGACAAGCGGGAAGATATTTACCTGAATATATGAAAGTTAGATCTCAAGCTGGTGATTTTTTATCTTTATGTAAAGATTATAAAAAAGCAAGCGAAGTAAGCTTGCAGCCGGTTGATATTTTAGGAGTGGATGCAGCTATTATTTTTTCTGATATATTAGTTGTTCCTTTGGAAATGGGTATGGAACTTAAATTTGAAAAAGGAGAGGGGCCTGTCTTTTTAAATCCCATTAAAGATGATAGAGATTTAGACGCTTTAGATATAGATAAAGGTGTGAAAAATCTTAATTATGTTTATGATGCTTTAAAATTAACTAGAGAGCAACTTTCTACTGATAAAGCTTTGATAGGTTTTTGTGGAAGCCCATGGACCATAGCTACTTATATGATAGAAGGTGGCGGAAGTAAAAATTATGCAAAAAGCAAAAAAATTCTTTATCAAGATCCAGAATTTTTACATAGAATTTTATCTAAACTAACTCAAGTTTTAAAATTATATTTAGAAGAACAGATTAAATCTGGGGCTAATGCTATACAAATTTTTGATAGTTGGGCAAGTGCTTTAGAAAAAGATGCTTTTTTTAAATTTTCTTTTAAATATATGTTAGAAATTTCAGATTATATTAAAAATAAATATCCTCAAATACCTATCATCATATTTCCTAAAGGTATTAGTGGATTTTTAGATGAAATTGATGGTAATTTTGATGTTTTTGGGGTAGATTGGAGTACACCTTTAAAATTAGCAAAGGAAAAATTATCTTATAAATATACATTGCAAGGAAATATGGAACCATGTAGACTGTATGATAAAAGTTCTATAAAAACTGGAATAGAGAATATGTTGGATATTATGCAAAATACACCTTATATTGTTAATCTTGGTCATGGAATTTTGCCTGATATTCCGGTTGAAAATGCTAAATATTTCATTAGGTTGGTTCAGGAGAGTTCAAAGAGGTGA
- a CDS encoding aspartate-semialdehyde dehydrogenase gives MKKIAIVGATGAVGEEILNVLDELDFPVESILPLASAKSVGMSIEFRGKTYKIQELTEKVFKENPVDIAFFSAGGNISEKYAKYAVECGAVVIDNTSHFRMDKDVPLVVPECNSEDIKDWEKTGIIANPNCSTIQMVHILKPLDDIFNLQRVDVSTYQAASGAGKEGMEELVEGMQSFFAFKLEDFEAKIFPYTLALNLIPQIDVFTENGYTKEELKMVNETQKILHKNIEISATCVRVPVLRSHSEAITMQFEKDVDILKVKEILSKAPSVVVVDDIENKKYPMPLFASDTNETYVGRIRGDINRKNILHLWCVADQIRVGAATNAVRIAKKWLELV, from the coding sequence ATGAAAAAAATAGCAATAGTTGGCGCAACTGGTGCAGTTGGTGAGGAAATTTTAAATGTTTTAGATGAGTTGGATTTTCCTGTTGAAAGTATTTTGCCATTGGCTAGTGCTAAAAGTGTAGGCATGAGTATAGAATTTAGGGGAAAAACCTATAAAATTCAAGAATTAACAGAAAAAGTTTTTAAAGAAAATCCTGTAGATATAGCTTTTTTTAGTGCAGGTGGAAATATTAGTGAAAAATATGCTAAATATGCAGTTGAGTGCGGTGCTGTTGTTATAGATAATACAAGTCACTTTAGGATGGATAAAGATGTTCCTTTAGTTGTGCCAGAATGTAATAGTGAAGATATTAAAGATTGGGAAAAAACAGGAATTATAGCAAATCCAAATTGTTCAACCATTCAGATGGTTCATATTTTAAAGCCACTTGATGATATTTTTAATTTACAAAGAGTAGATGTTAGTACATATCAGGCCGCTAGCGGAGCGGGAAAAGAAGGCATGGAAGAGTTAGTTGAAGGTATGCAAAGTTTTTTTGCTTTTAAGCTTGAAGATTTTGAAGCTAAAATTTTTCCCTATACTTTGGCTTTGAATTTGATTCCTCAAATTGATGTATTTACTGAAAATGGTTATACAAAAGAGGAATTAAAAATGGTTAATGAAACTCAAAAAATATTACATAAAAATATTGAAATTTCAGCAACTTGTGTGAGAGTTCCAGTACTTAGAAGTCACAGCGAAGCTATTACTATGCAATTTGAAAAAGATGTGGATATTCTTAAGGTTAAGGAAATTTTATCAAAAGCTCCAAGTGTTGTAGTGGTTGATGATATAGAGAATAAAAAATATCCTATGCCTCTTTTTGCTAGTGATACTAATGAAACTTATGTTGGGAGAATTAGAGGTGACATTAATCGTAAAAATATTTTACATTTATGGTGTGTTGCTGATCAAATTCGTGTAGGTGCTGCAACTAATGCAGTGCGTATTGCAAAAAAATGGTTGGAATTGGTTTAA
- the serS gene encoding serine--tRNA ligase, translating to MLDLKLLQNNFEEISQKLKAKKIDENLLKQLSELFITLKKEKAILEEFQAFQNKFSKELANTDDKEALKNQLSKNKEKINNQSKIVLQLEENLEKISSAIPNIPDECVPYGKDEDKNIELKKVLTPPQFDFEIKEHHELGEKLDWLDFVRGVKISQSRFCVLKNEGALLNRALINYMIDFNRSKGFELVNVPFLVNSNTMYGTGQLPKFKDDMYKVENDDLYLISTSEIPVTNLYSNEILTSESLPLKMTCYSACFRQEAGSAGRDTRGIIRQHQFEKVELVCIAKPEQSDMIFEEMVNCASDLLSSLGLAHRHLMLCTGDLGFSAAKTIDLEVWIPSQNKYREISSVSNCRDFQARRAKIRYKNDKGKNELVHTLNGSSLAVGRTLVAIMENYQEKDGKIIIPDVLRKYF from the coding sequence ATGCTAGATCTTAAACTTTTACAAAATAACTTTGAAGAAATTTCACAAAAATTAAAAGCAAAAAAAATAGATGAAAACTTATTAAAACAACTAAGTGAATTATTTATTACTTTAAAAAAAGAAAAAGCAATTTTGGAAGAGTTTCAAGCTTTTCAAAATAAATTTAGCAAAGAATTAGCAAATACCGATGACAAGGAAGCTTTAAAAAATCAATTAAGCAAAAATAAAGAAAAAATCAACAATCAATCAAAAATAGTTTTGCAACTAGAAGAAAATTTAGAGAAAATCTCTTCGGCAATTCCAAATATACCTGATGAATGTGTGCCTTATGGAAAAGATGAAGATAAAAATATTGAATTAAAGAAAGTTTTAACACCTCCTCAATTTGACTTCGAAATCAAAGAGCATCATGAATTAGGAGAAAAATTAGATTGGCTTGATTTTGTAAGAGGCGTTAAAATCTCCCAAAGTCGCTTTTGTGTATTAAAAAACGAAGGAGCTCTATTAAACAGGGCTTTAATAAATTATATGATAGATTTTAATAGAAGTAAAGGGTTTGAACTTGTAAATGTTCCATTTTTAGTTAATAGCAACACAATGTATGGCACCGGACAACTTCCTAAATTTAAAGATGATATGTACAAGGTTGAAAATGATGATTTATATCTTATATCAACCTCTGAAATTCCTGTAACAAACCTTTATTCAAATGAAATCTTAACTAGTGAATCTCTACCTTTAAAGATGACTTGCTACAGTGCTTGTTTTAGACAAGAAGCTGGTAGCGCAGGTCGCGACACAAGAGGTATAATACGACAACATCAATTTGAAAAAGTGGAGCTTGTGTGTATTGCAAAACCTGAACAAAGTGATATGATATTTGAAGAAATGGTAAATTGTGCTAGTGATTTATTGAGTTCTTTAGGACTTGCTCATAGACATTTAATGCTTTGCACTGGAGATTTGGGATTTAGCGCAGCAAAAACTATTGATTTAGAAGTTTGGATACCTTCGCAAAATAAATATAGAGAAATTTCATCTGTATCAAATTGTAGAGATTTTCAAGCAAGAAGAGCTAAGATCCGTTATAAAAATGACAAAGGCAAAAATGAGCTAGTTCATACTCTTAATGGCTCATCACTCGCAGTAGGAAGAACTTTGGTTGCAATAATGGAAAATTATCAAGAAAAAGATGGCAAAATAATCATACCTGATGTATTAAGAAAATATTTTTAA
- the der gene encoding ribosome biogenesis GTPase Der → MQSIILIGKPNVGKSSLFNRLAKKRIAITSDISGTTRDTNKIEVQIDGKKALLIDSGGLDESNELFKNVKANSLKVAKNSDIIFYMVDGKFLPDDEDKTFFYEMKKLNKPVALVINKIDNKKDEERSWEFSSFGVKEIFNISVTHNIGIDELCTWAGKFLNEKILTQDEEEDFESYLENFDENSGDFKLKTINENHIKIGIIGRVNVGKSSLLNALVKEERSVVSDIAGTTIDPVNESIVYKDKIIEFIDTAGIRKRGKIQGLERYALNKTEYALANAQIALLVLDSAEGFNELDERIAGLAAKHYLGVIIVLNKWDKSELDFDKTLKELRLDRFKFLAYAPVISVSALSGKRIHVLLDKILEVFENFTQKIPTAKLNTLVEEATKAHPLPHDYGKLVKIYYAVQYDIAPPKIALIMNRPKALHFSYKRYLQNQIRKKFNFEGVPLILASRKKGSKNEQEG, encoded by the coding sequence ATGCAAAGTATTATTTTGATTGGCAAGCCAAATGTAGGCAAATCAAGTCTTTTTAATAGATTAGCAAAAAAGCGTATAGCTATTACAAGCGATATTAGTGGCACCACAAGAGATACTAATAAAATAGAAGTACAAATTGATGGCAAAAAAGCCTTGCTTATAGATAGCGGTGGCCTTGATGAAAGCAATGAATTATTTAAAAATGTTAAAGCTAATTCGTTAAAAGTAGCTAAAAATAGCGACATTATATTTTATATGGTAGATGGAAAATTTTTACCTGATGATGAGGATAAAACCTTTTTTTACGAAATGAAAAAACTAAATAAACCTGTAGCTTTAGTCATCAACAAAATAGATAATAAAAAGGATGAAGAAAGATCTTGGGAATTTTCTAGTTTTGGTGTTAAAGAGATTTTTAACATTTCAGTAACTCATAATATAGGCATAGATGAGCTTTGCACATGGGCTGGAAAATTTTTAAATGAAAAAATTTTAACCCAAGATGAAGAAGAAGATTTTGAAAGTTATTTGGAGAATTTTGACGAAAATAGTGGAGATTTTAAACTAAAAACCATAAATGAAAATCATATCAAAATCGGTATAATTGGTAGAGTTAATGTAGGAAAATCTAGTCTTTTAAATGCTTTAGTAAAAGAAGAACGAAGTGTAGTTAGCGATATCGCAGGAACTACCATTGACCCAGTAAATGAAAGCATTGTATATAAAGATAAAATTATAGAATTTATAGATACAGCTGGAATTAGAAAAAGAGGTAAAATACAAGGTTTAGAACGCTATGCTTTAAATAAAACCGAATATGCGCTTGCTAATGCTCAAATAGCTCTTTTAGTACTTGATAGCGCAGAAGGATTTAATGAATTAGATGAACGTATAGCAGGACTTGCAGCAAAACATTACTTAGGAGTAATTATAGTTTTAAATAAATGGGATAAAAGCGAATTAGATTTTGACAAAACTTTAAAAGAGTTAAGGTTAGATAGGTTTAAATTTTTAGCTTATGCTCCAGTAATTAGTGTATCTGCATTAAGCGGTAAAAGAATTCATGTGCTTTTAGATAAAATTTTAGAAGTTTTTGAAAATTTCACTCAAAAAATTCCAACTGCAAAATTAAATACCTTAGTAGAGGAAGCTACAAAAGCTCATCCTCTACCGCATGATTATGGTAAATTAGTTAAAATTTATTATGCGGTTCAATATGACATCGCACCACCAAAAATAGCTTTAATTATGAATCGCCCAAAAGCCTTACACTTTTCTTACAAACGTTATTTGCAAAATCAAATAAGAAAGAAATTTAATTTCGAAGGTGTACCTTTAATTTTAGCTTCAAGAAAAAAAGGCAGCAAAAATGAACAAGAAGGATAA
- a CDS encoding radical SAM protein codes for MSNIVFGPINSRRFGSSLGIDLSPDKKQCNFDCVYCELKASKPQKESLIYPSVDEVVNEVQKALAGQMQFEFLTLTANGEPSLYPFLYELTNELNKIKKNKKLLILSNGSAVLNLKSYNALLNIDIVKFSLDSAIEKTFYKIDRALKEISLDNMIKHMIKFSKDFKGDLIMETLIVEGLNDKEYEMIALDEVFSQIKPLRVDFSTIDRPPAYPVKPITFERLYELSLLIHSVPVVLAKHTYNNNKIDFTKDELLKMLKLRAQSEFDIENRFSQYSKNNLEDLIKKQKIELIDLAGIKFYKNT; via the coding sequence GTGAGTAATATTGTTTTTGGTCCGATAAATTCAAGAAGATTTGGCTCTTCTTTGGGTATTGATTTAAGTCCAGACAAAAAACAATGTAATTTTGATTGTGTGTATTGTGAATTAAAAGCTTCTAAACCTCAAAAAGAATCTTTGATATACCCTAGTGTTGATGAAGTTGTAAATGAGGTACAAAAAGCTTTAGCTGGTCAAATGCAATTTGAATTTTTGACTTTGACTGCAAATGGTGAACCCAGCTTATATCCTTTTTTATATGAACTTACAAATGAGCTTAACAAAATTAAAAAAAATAAAAAACTTCTGATACTTAGTAATGGAAGTGCTGTTTTGAATTTAAAAAGTTATAATGCTTTACTTAATATTGACATAGTTAAATTTAGTCTTGATAGTGCTATAGAAAAAACATTTTATAAAATAGATAGAGCGTTAAAAGAAATTTCTTTAGATAATATGATTAAGCATATGATAAAATTTAGTAAAGATTTTAAGGGTGATTTAATTATGGAAACTTTGATCGTTGAAGGTTTAAACGATAAAGAATATGAAATGATAGCATTAGATGAAGTCTTTTCTCAAATTAAACCATTAAGAGTTGATTTTAGTACTATAGATCGTCCACCTGCGTATCCTGTAAAGCCCATAACGTTTGAAAGATTATATGAGCTTAGTTTGTTAATTCATAGCGTTCCTGTTGTTTTGGCAAAGCATACTTACAATAATAATAAAATTGATTTTACTAAAGATGAGCTTTTGAAGATGTTAAAATTGCGCGCTCAAAGTGAATTTGATATAGAAAATAGATTTAGTCAATATAGCAAGAATAATCTAGAAGATTTAATTAAAAAACAAAAAATTGAGTTGATAGATTTAGCTGGAATAAAATTTTATAAAAATACTTGA
- a CDS encoding tetratricopeptide repeat protein encodes MAEEVTLKEQDEQENLDKEENLELTIPPGTIPPELEEENTFQKVEEQPQEAQKEEKVKFFDKKFLIIISALGTLVLILLIVLILLMVFKKDKTEISMNETLQEDNSSMEITKIKQTTLDAIIQKANVLYEKGDVKKALELYDNINIFNESLSSYNLGVVQMKQQDYAKAIMNFKQSLELEEHKVAAAINIAVCYFYLKDKEKFNYYLDLAKVHLPQNSNSILYNYYLGLINYYQSLYPEALQMFVHSNNLADYTDESLYLGAKIYSVLEANRDAINFLHKQENYEASLPLGLLYAKIGEYTKAKEYLNKATKIDSQYLRSTIALALVELKTGQYDKSAQIFKRLFAKDKDVGSKYYGIKTRLKKNLYSIDIAQQNFAKKLISGKQQIYDLLFYFAPYRVFDVKQSMELITKADLGNFIQAYQYEDNLLTQSKTLSGINMQLSQAINLAFNFHLREANQKLQKLSQNYHSHDVIHYNLALTYAQLQDYNNAANHFSTAYHLNPKNHLAGIFAIFCMDLIKKDYSKFQNEVIENLQADNNIDQNTNIYKYLLHIPYNDYATMLPYLDNFEINKKSPLELMFVIIASNANNLINLRNQSVVALKDLLNKDIISNILFFNAKNIDLDIKTYAKQAQIYFQNTKLDYNSLFGGSGIVKDTFISLMQITGLINHVRNDIKKKLATSDKNSMGLIFALAYVDIFAKEYQEAYTLYNILIDDYKIKDSQTLFLAAVSAIGSNNPNSAIALLELAKLENEETLEARLALGLLYHEMKNLEPAIFQYEKVRDDFESKFFTFDIKN; translated from the coding sequence ATGGCTGAAGAAGTAACACTAAAAGAACAAGATGAACAAGAAAATCTTGATAAAGAAGAAAATTTAGAACTTACCATTCCACCAGGTACCATTCCACCAGAACTAGAAGAAGAAAATACATTCCAAAAAGTGGAAGAGCAACCACAAGAAGCTCAAAAAGAAGAGAAAGTAAAATTTTTTGATAAAAAATTTCTTATTATAATTTCAGCTCTTGGCACACTTGTATTGATATTGTTAATAGTGTTGATTCTGCTTATGGTATTTAAAAAAGATAAAACTGAAATTTCCATGAATGAAACATTACAAGAAGATAATTCATCTATGGAAATTACAAAAATAAAACAAACTACACTTGATGCAATTATACAAAAAGCTAATGTATTGTATGAAAAAGGTGATGTCAAAAAAGCTTTAGAGCTCTATGATAATATTAATATTTTTAATGAATCTTTATCAAGCTACAATCTTGGAGTGGTTCAAATGAAACAACAAGATTATGCAAAAGCTATAATGAATTTCAAACAATCTTTAGAATTAGAAGAGCATAAAGTTGCTGCGGCAATTAATATTGCAGTATGTTATTTTTATCTCAAAGACAAAGAAAAATTCAATTATTATTTAGATTTAGCCAAAGTTCATTTGCCACAAAATTCAAATTCAATACTATATAATTATTATCTAGGATTAATAAATTATTATCAAAGTCTTTATCCTGAGGCTTTGCAAATGTTTGTTCATTCTAATAATCTAGCTGATTACACAGATGAATCACTATATCTTGGAGCAAAAATTTATTCTGTTTTGGAAGCAAATAGAGATGCTATTAATTTTTTACACAAGCAAGAAAATTATGAAGCGAGTTTACCATTAGGTCTTTTATATGCTAAAATTGGAGAATACACCAAAGCTAAAGAATATCTCAATAAAGCTACAAAAATTGACTCTCAATATTTAAGAAGTACTATAGCCTTAGCTTTAGTAGAACTCAAAACAGGACAATATGATAAAAGTGCTCAAATTTTTAAAAGATTATTTGCAAAAGATAAAGATGTGGGCTCTAAGTACTACGGAATTAAAACTAGATTGAAAAAAAATCTTTATAGCATTGATATTGCACAACAAAATTTTGCAAAAAAACTCATTAGCGGAAAACAACAAATTTATGATTTACTTTTTTACTTTGCTCCTTATAGAGTATTTGATGTTAAGCAAAGCATGGAATTAATAACTAAAGCAGATTTAGGTAATTTCATACAAGCTTATCAATATGAAGATAATTTGCTTACTCAAAGTAAAACTTTATCTGGAATAAATATGCAGCTTTCACAAGCAATTAATTTAGCTTTTAATTTTCATTTAAGAGAAGCAAACCAAAAACTTCAAAAATTAAGTCAGAATTATCATTCACACGATGTAATACATTATAATCTTGCACTAACTTATGCTCAATTGCAAGATTATAATAATGCAGCTAATCATTTTTCAACGGCCTATCATTTAAACCCAAAAAATCATTTAGCTGGGATTTTTGCTATTTTTTGCATGGATTTAATAAAAAAAGATTATAGTAAATTTCAAAATGAAGTCATAGAGAATTTACAAGCAGATAATAATATTGATCAAAATACTAATATCTATAAATATTTACTCCATATTCCGTATAATGATTATGCAACTATGCTACCTTATCTTGATAATTTTGAAATAAATAAAAAAAGTCCATTGGAATTGATGTTTGTTATTATCGCTTCTAATGCAAATAACTTAATCAATCTAAGAAATCAATCTGTTGTAGCATTAAAAGACCTGCTGAATAAAGATATTATCAGTAATATATTATTTTTCAATGCTAAAAATATAGATCTTGATATCAAAACTTATGCAAAGCAGGCACAAATTTATTTTCAAAACACAAAACTTGATTATAATTCTTTGTTTGGTGGCTCAGGTATAGTCAAAGATACTTTCATAAGTTTAATGCAAATTACTGGTTTAATCAACCATGTACGAAATGATATTAAGAAAAAACTAGCAACGAGTGATAAAAACTCTATGGGATTAATCTTTGCATTAGCTTATGTTGATATATTTGCAAAAGAATATCAAGAAGCTTACACACTTTATAATATACTTATTGATGATTATAAAATAAAAGATTCTCAAACCTTATTTTTGGCTGCAGTTTCCGCCATAGGATCAAATAATCCAAATTCAGCTATAGCACTCTTAGAACTTGCAAAACTAGAAAATGAGGAGACTTTAGAGGCTCGATTGGCGCTAGGTTTATTGTATCATGAAATGAAAAATTTAGAACCTGCTATATTCCAATATGAAAAAGTTAGAGATGATTTTGAAAGTAAATTCTTTACATTCGACATAAAAAACTAA